In the genome of Gadus morhua chromosome 14, gadMor3.0, whole genome shotgun sequence, one region contains:
- the eva1ab gene encoding protein eva-1 homolog A isoform X3, translating into MSAPPTGSPNTDVTAASQEMAMLSNMLAAYTFVAGHPERAGLVFLAGVCVGLLVTLCAIVFQIHCRTDCHYGNSHRPQHPHRSNKARPQHPPQHQLQHQHQRQLHDCPRNSNPDNMTLIPAGGHVPSGDNQSEDWEDPADMSARQRRRFERALLSTRVFTSADDLDRSQRLEERERILREIWMNGQPDIRTVTQSLNRYY; encoded by the exons ATGAGTGCGCCACCTACAGGAAGCCCAAATACGGATGTAACGGCGGCCTCCCAGGAGATGGCGATGCTGAGCAATATGTTGGCCGCTTACACATTCGTTGCAG GTCATCCAGAGAGGGCTGGGTTGGTGTTCCTGGCTGGTGTCTGTGTTGGCCTCTTGGTCACCCTTTGCGCCATTGTGTTCCAAATACACTGTCGAACTGACTGTCACTATGGTAACAGCCACCGCCCTCAACATCCTCACCGTAGCAACAAGGCTCGGCCTCAGCATCCGCCGCAGCATCAGCTCCAGCATCAGCACCAGCGTCAGCTTCATGACTGTCCGAGGAACAGTAACCCAGACAACATGACTCTCATACCGGCGGGCGGGCATGTCCCCAGTGgggacaaccaatcagaggactgggaggaccCCGCAGACATGTCGGCAAGGCAACGGAGACGCTTTGAGAGAGCCCTTTTGAGCACCAGGGTTTTTACTTCGGCAGATg atctggACAGATCCCAacgcctggaggagagagagaggatcctgCGGGAGATCTGGATGAATGGACAGCCAGACATCCGCACCGTAACCCAGAGCCTCAACAGATACTACTGA
- the xkr5b gene encoding XK-related protein 5b, producing the protein MRDYSAPPSRGGACVSCCQVCIFAFTALLLVAERTAVIYCFVYYLWIGHNYCYAYLAGFTALFLLPGWAPQWLSYLWYLSDGRIRMKSLTWTHILHLGIFKRLWECLVLPEEDVYGEIMQQADVSALRLFEALVVTLPQTLLQTYVLICTDIGIKSPASVCFVVCLISLAWALVLYARACSLIRPGHLPMTPAAILCRLLWRVGMLGSRFAILMLFTRIFKQWILGVIGVHWLGATFWMVSQQTDIIKSVGRWRLFNLVLGAIHIFLFLNVKYGQSRYRMAGFYLAMWIENAFLLLASSWLFSMASWDTVGIPAAVFCSFLIGVIALVLYYRFLHPKSFEIFQSIRHRGIGGACTERGSTLSLEEKVTPSFNRHVALSGGGTLMDLPHQWEGWRHHHWLLIRLAMKTGDVGRICSAYGEGGLAGLMGLDEEVVYSPDMPHHTPVPQIQPHSPPQPSPLPTPPPHPQVTEIIPASKPSPSPVVARPVKKAPTAVFHGLKTPPEVIPVEVDLTEESGDELSSALVSEDKCDEDYQSAAYGSPTVSSPQLAGSLRHIDSVNASLTEASSSVCSLDIKTPGWSDDRRSPLLITSPEGDQAAAPGEGTTGAYFSAEAPSPSSGSYLGWGSELSPISAYRSPYRIREARFVTSTPRLVPPAEDETPALAPASVIITPATPGNTPGTTPGGSTPSASTPGSAPLTPVISNTARKQTVQFVDYRERAV; encoded by the exons ATGAGGGACTATTCGGCGCCTCCGAGTCGTGGAGGCGCGTGTGTGTCCTGCTGCCAAGTTTGTATCTTTGCGTTTACTGCGCTTCTGCTCGTGGCGGAGAGGACCGCGG tTATCTACTGTTTTGTCTACTATTTGTGGATCGGACACAACTACTGCTATGCTTACCTGGCTGGCTTCACTGCCCTGTTCCTACTGCCCG GCTGGGCTCCTCAGTGGCTGAGCTACCTGTGGTACCTTTCGGATGGACGCATACGCATGAAGTCCCTCACCTGGACACACATACTGCACCTGGGCATATTCAAAag gcTGTGGGAGTGCCTGGTCCTGCCAGAGGAGGATGTGTACGGGGAGATCATGCAGCAGGCCGACGTGTCGGCCCTGCGTCTGTTTGAGGCCCTGGTGGTCACTCTGCCTCAGACCCTGCTGCAGACCTACGTCCTCATCTGTACCGACATAGGCATCAAGTCCCCAG CTTCTGTTTGCTTTGTGGTGTGCCTGATATCCCTGGCCTGGGCCCTGGTTCTCTATGCCAGGGCCTGCTCGCTCATTAGACCTGGCCACCTGCCTATGACCCCTGCCGCCATACTATGTAGACTGCTATGGAGG GTGGGCATGCTGGGATCTCGGTTTGCTATTCTCATGCTCTTCACACGGATCTTCAAACAGTGGATCCTTGGGGTCATAG GTGTGCACTGGCTAGGCGCTACGTTTTGGATGGTGTCCCAGCAGACAGACATCATCAAGTCTGTTGGCCGGTGGAGGCTCTTCAACCTAGTGCTGGGAGCCAtacacatcttcctcttcctcaacgtGAAGTACGGACAATCCCGCTATCGCATGGCCGGGTTCTACCTG GCCATGTGGATTGAGAATGCCTTCCTTCTGTTGGCCTCATCCTGGCTGTTCAGCATGGCATCATGGGATACCGTGGGCATACCGGCAGCTGTGTTCTGCAGCTTCCTTATCG GAGTCATAGCACTGGTGTTGTACTACCGTTTCCTTCATCCAAAGTCCTTTGAGATCTTCCAGAGTATTCGCCACAGGGGGATCGGAGGAGCCTGCACTGAGCGAGGATCTACACTCTCATTGGAGGAGAAAGTGACCCCTAGCTTCAATCGCCATGTTGCACTTTCCG GTGGTGGAACTCTCATGGACCTTCCCCATCAATGGGAGGGATGGAGGCACCATCACTGGCTGCTGATTCGCCTAGCCATGAAGACAGGGGACGTAGGCAGGATCTGCTCAGCCTATGGGGAGGGAGGATTGGCAGGACTGATGGGTCTGGACGAGGAAGTGGTTTACTCCCCTGACATGCCTCATCATACCCCG GTGCCACAAATTCAGCCACATTCTCCTCCCCAACCTTCTCCTCTACCGACTCCTCCACCGCATCCACAG GTGACAGAGATCATTCCGGCCTCAAAGCCATCTCCAAGCCCTGTGGTGGCCAGACCTGTGAAGAAGGCCCCGACCGCAGTGTTTCACGGCCTTAAAACCCCTCCCGAGGTCATCCCTGTGGAGGTGGACCTCACTGAAGAGAGTGGAGACGAGTTATCCAGTGCCCTCGTTTCAGAGGATAAAT GCGATGAGGATTACCAGAGTGCGGCGTACGGCTCCCCCACCGTGTCGTCCCCGCAGCTGGCCGGGAGCCTGCGGCACATCGACAGCGTCAACGCCAGCCTGACCGAGGCCTCCTCGTCCGTCTGCTCCCTGGACATCAAGACCCCCGGCTGGTCCGACGACCGCCGCTCGCCCCTGCTCATCACGTCCCCGGAGGGCGACCAGGCGGCGGCGCCCGGGGAGGGCACCACGGGCGCCTACTTCAGCGCCGAGGCTCCGTCCCCGTCCAGCGGCAGCTACCTGGGCTGGGGCTCGGAGCTGTCGCCCATCTCCGCCTACCGCAGCCCGTACCGCATCCGGGAGGCGCGCTTCGTCACCTCCACCCCGCGGCTGGTGCCCCCGGCCGAGGACGAGACCCCGGCTCTGGCGCCGGCGTCCGTCATCATCACCCCGGCGACCCCCGGCAACACGCCGGGCACCACCCCCGGGGGCAGCACCCCTAGCGCCAGCACTCCCGGAAGCGCCCCGCTGACACCGGTCATCTCCAACACCGCTCGAAAACAAACGGTCCAGTTTGTGGACTACAGAGAAAGGGCGGTCTAG
- the ctsba gene encoding cathepsin B isoform X1, with the protein MWQAALLVMAIILSVGRARPQLKPLSSEMVDYINQVNTTWKAGQNFRHVDHSYVKKLCGTFLNGPRLPTMVRYSGDVKLPENFDSRVQWPQCPTLKEIRDQGSCGSCWAFGAAEAISDRVCIHSNAKVSVEISSEDLLSCCHLCGMGCNGGYPSAAWSFWAHEGLVSGGLYESHMGCRPYTIAPCEHHVNGSRPPCTGEEGKTPKCAKKCEPGYTPSYKQDKHFGKKDARLDYTTVGRVQPCLFSLLTNICLSVVGKSSYSVSSDVAEIQAEIYQNGPVEGAFTVYADFPLYKTGVYKHVSGEALGGHAIKILGWGVEDSIPYWLCANSWNTDWGDNGFFKILRGEDHCGIEAGIVAGIPA; encoded by the exons ATGTGGCAGGCAGCTCTCCTGGTGATGGCTATCATCTTGTCTGTGGGCAGGGCCAGACCACAGCTCAAGCCTCTGTCCAGTGAAATGGTCGACTACATCAACCAGGTCAACACTACCTGGAAG GCCGGCCAAAATTTCCGTCATGTAGACCACAGCTATGTCAAGAAGCTGTGTGGTACATTTCTCAATGGACCCAGACTCCCCACCAT GGTCCGTTATTCTGGAGACGTGAAGCTGCCGGAGAACTTTGACTCCAGGGTTCAGTGGCCTCAGtgccccactctgaaggagatCAGGGACCAGGGCTCCTGTGGCTCATGCTGG GCATTTGGAGCTGCAGAGGCCATCTCAGACAGGGTGTGTATCCATAGCAACGCCAAGGTCAGTGTGGAGATCTCATccgaagacctgctgagctgcTGCCACCTCTGTGGCATGGG GTGTAACGGAGGATATCCATCTGCTGCCTGGAGTTTCTGGGCCCATGAAGGACTGGTGTCTGGCGGACTCTATGAGTCCCACATGG GCTGCAGGCCCTACACCATCGCTCCCTGTGAGCACCATGTGAACGGCAGCAGACCGCCCTGCACCGGAGAGGAGGGCAAGACGCCAAAGTGTGCCAAGAAGTGTGAGCCTGGATACACGCCAAGCTACAAACAGGACAAGCACTTTGGTAAGAAAGACGCACGTTTGGACTACACAA CCGTAGGTCGAGTGCAACCCTGCCTTTTTAGTCTTTTAACCAACATTTGTTTGTCTGTGGTAGGGAAGAGCTCTTACAGTGTCTCATCAGACGTGGCAGAGATTCAGGCGGAGATCTATCAAAATGGACCAGTGGAGGGCGCTTTTACCGTATACGCAGACTTCCCACTTTACAAGACTG GTGTATATAAACATGTTTCCGGGGAGGCATTGGGCGGCCATGCCATTAAGATCCTGGGCTGGGGGGTAGAGGATAGCATCCCATACTGGCTGTGTGCCAACTCATGGAACACAGATTGGGGAGATAATG GGTTCTTTAAGATCCTGCGTGGAGAGGACCACTGTGGCATCGAGGCTGGAATTGTGGCTGGAATCCCTGCGTAA
- the ctsba gene encoding cathepsin B isoform X2, whose product MWQAALLVMAIILSVGRARPQLKPLSSEMVDYINQVNTTWKAGQNFRHVDHSYVKKLCGTFLNGPRLPTMVRYSGDVKLPENFDSRVQWPQCPTLKEIRDQGSCGSCWAFGAAEAISDRVCIHSNAKVSVEISSEDLLSCCHLCGMGCNGGYPSAAWSFWAHEGLVSGGLYESHMGCRPYTIAPCEHHVNGSRPPCTGEEGKTPKCAKKCEPGYTPSYKQDKHFGKSSYSVSSDVAEIQAEIYQNGPVEGAFTVYADFPLYKTGVYKHVSGEALGGHAIKILGWGVEDSIPYWLCANSWNTDWGDNGFFKILRGEDHCGIEAGIVAGIPA is encoded by the exons ATGTGGCAGGCAGCTCTCCTGGTGATGGCTATCATCTTGTCTGTGGGCAGGGCCAGACCACAGCTCAAGCCTCTGTCCAGTGAAATGGTCGACTACATCAACCAGGTCAACACTACCTGGAAG GCCGGCCAAAATTTCCGTCATGTAGACCACAGCTATGTCAAGAAGCTGTGTGGTACATTTCTCAATGGACCCAGACTCCCCACCAT GGTCCGTTATTCTGGAGACGTGAAGCTGCCGGAGAACTTTGACTCCAGGGTTCAGTGGCCTCAGtgccccactctgaaggagatCAGGGACCAGGGCTCCTGTGGCTCATGCTGG GCATTTGGAGCTGCAGAGGCCATCTCAGACAGGGTGTGTATCCATAGCAACGCCAAGGTCAGTGTGGAGATCTCATccgaagacctgctgagctgcTGCCACCTCTGTGGCATGGG GTGTAACGGAGGATATCCATCTGCTGCCTGGAGTTTCTGGGCCCATGAAGGACTGGTGTCTGGCGGACTCTATGAGTCCCACATGG GCTGCAGGCCCTACACCATCGCTCCCTGTGAGCACCATGTGAACGGCAGCAGACCGCCCTGCACCGGAGAGGAGGGCAAGACGCCAAAGTGTGCCAAGAAGTGTGAGCCTGGATACACGCCAAGCTACAAACAGGACAAGCACTTTG GGAAGAGCTCTTACAGTGTCTCATCAGACGTGGCAGAGATTCAGGCGGAGATCTATCAAAATGGACCAGTGGAGGGCGCTTTTACCGTATACGCAGACTTCCCACTTTACAAGACTG GTGTATATAAACATGTTTCCGGGGAGGCATTGGGCGGCCATGCCATTAAGATCCTGGGCTGGGGGGTAGAGGATAGCATCCCATACTGGCTGTGTGCCAACTCATGGAACACAGATTGGGGAGATAATG GGTTCTTTAAGATCCTGCGTGGAGAGGACCACTGTGGCATCGAGGCTGGAATTGTGGCTGGAATCCCTGCGTAA
- the adpgk2 gene encoding ADP-dependent glucokinase, whose amino-acid sequence MEGVNGSSFMKYGSFVSILVLILAYTFRTPPDALLDDRLDNVLSSLLRAERKVGIDIRARPKVAIGFGGCVDLLVDGVSLMNEMGLSSTNQPLHHDSIENAQQLAQSFAYFFAPGAASERFVMNKTLFSELVETSRGLPGNRWAVGGNAPVMAGRMANEGCDVLLGGTFSPDFTEVLSQHIMVAGNVVEEPDIHLILEYPAGASWGPYTSRRANRYIVHSDDHNPYLDSMDDFAEKLQDFNPDLLVVGGLQMMDNFPFKPAERAALLSQLADMMSSSSAQTGIHFEMASFVDEGLMKDLLNLVVPNANSLGMNEQELPNLLSLLKGSNITVLSDPNPRVATVLDQMRELYSLLNQHHRAGDRGAASATGRRRLTRLHVHTLAFQAMIVTQGSQWKNTMSATAKASLTANRHVCGSPDIDPSKARLIMDDSFSVSRQEGSQRISVDESRPVSCWHEDDYQVCVAPVLVCTEVYQTAGGGDNVSAAGLVLQI is encoded by the exons ATGGAGGGGGTGAACGGCTCTTCGTTCATGAAGTATGGCTCCTTTGTATCCATTTTGGTTTTAATACTGGCTTACACGTTCCGAACACCCCCGGACGCGTTGCTAGATGACCGGCTGGACAACGTCCTGTCGTCGTTGCTACGAGCGGAGCGCAAAGTGGGCATTGATATCAGAGCTCGACCCAAAGTGGCGATCG GTTTCGGTGGGTGCGTGGACCTGCTAGTGGATGGAGTATCACTGATGAATGAGATGGGGCTGTCCAGCACCAACCAGCCCCTGCACCATGACTCCATCGAGAACGCCCAACAGCTTGCCCAGAGCTTCGCCTATTTCTTCGCACCGGGAGCTGCTTCAGA GCGTTTTGTGATGAATAAAACACTCTTCAGCGAGCTGGTGGAAACCTCTCGGGGGTTGCCCGGCAACCGATGGGCAGTGGGTGGAAACGCCCCTGTGATGGCAGGTCGCATGGCAAACGAGGGCTGTGACGTTTTGCTAGGGGGAACCTTCAGCCCGGACTTTACCGAGGTCCTGTCCCAGCACATCATGG TGGCCGGTAATGTAGTGGAGGAGCCAGACATCCACCTGATCCTCGAGTACCCCGCTGGGGCCAGCTGGGGCCCCTACACCTCCCGAAGGGCCAACAG GTACATAGTCCACAGTGATGACCATAACCCCTACCTGGACTCCATGGATGACTTTGCGGAGAAACTTCAAGATTTCAACCCTGATCttctggtggtgggggggctgcaGATGATGGACAATTTCCCCTTTAAGCCAG CGGAGAGAgcagctctcctctcccagcTGGCAGACATGATGTCCTCCTCGTCCGCTCAGACGGGCATCCATTTTGAAATGGCCAGTTTCGTGGATGAAGGTCTGATGAAGGACTTGCTCAACCTGGTGGTCCCGAAC GCCAACTCTCTGGGAATGAACGAACAGGAGCTGCCCAACCTGCTCAGCCTCCTGAAGGGCTCCAACATCACCGTGCTCTCGGACCCCAACCCCCGCGTGGCCACCGTCCTGGACCAGATGAGGGAGCTCTACAGCCTCCTCAACCAGCACCACCGGGCCGGCGACCGGGGAGCGGCCAGCGCCACGGGCCGCCGCCGGCTGACCCGGCTGCACGTCCACACGCTGGCCTTCCAGGCCATGATCGTGACCCAGGGCTCCCAGTGGAAGAACACCATGTCGGCCACCGCCAAGGCCTCGCTCACGGCCAACCGCCACGTGTGCGGCTCCCCGGACATCGACCCCAGCAAGGCGCGCCTCATCATGGACGACTCGTTCTCCGTCAGCCGCCAGGAGGGCAGCCAGCGCATCAGCGTGGACGAGAGCCGGCCGGTCAGCTGCTGGCACGAGGACGACTACCAGGTCTGCGTGGCCCCCGTGCTGGTGTGCACCGAGGTGTACCAGACCGCCGGTGGCGGGGACAACGTCTCAGCCGCCGGGCTGGTGCTGCAGATCTAG
- the drc8 gene encoding dynein regulatory complex protein 8 isoform X2, producing the protein MSVCIYREIGAIVRSLGCFPTEAELLDIIDEVEEPNGFICFERFLPTMSKILMENKFRPIPEDTLLKAFEVLDQQKKGHLEPNELTEYMRQGDEPFTQLEMEEMLSSAVEPDSNLIYYKDFVNMMVLDGER; encoded by the exons ATGTCAG tctgcATTTATAGGGAGATCGGTGCCATTGTTCGTTCTCTGGGCTGCTTCCCCACTGAGGCAGAGCTGCTTGATATCATAGATGAG GTGGAAGAACCCAATGGATTCATCTGCTTTGAGAGGTTCCTCCCAACAATGAGTAAAATACTTATGGAGAACAA gTTCCGCCCCATACCCGAGGACACGCTGCTTAAGGCGTTTGAG gttCTTGATCAACAGAAGAAAGGACACCTGGAACCGAATGAACTGACAGAGTACATGAGACAGGGAG atGAACCTTTCACCCagttggagatggaggagatgctGTCTTCAGCGGTGGAACCTGACTCCAATCTTATCTACTACAAAGACTTTGTCAATATGATGGTGCTGGATGGGGAGAGATGA
- the drc8 gene encoding dynein regulatory complex protein 8 isoform X1 — MADDRERAEILVTGVHKRINDAFQVFDHDLNKTVDVREIGAIVRSLGCFPTEAELLDIIDEVEEPNGFICFERFLPTMSKILMENKFRPIPEDTLLKAFEVLDQQKKGHLEPNELTEYMRQGDEPFTQLEMEEMLSSAVEPDSNLIYYKDFVNMMVLDGER; from the exons ATGGCTGACGACAGGGAACGGGCAG AGATCCTGGTGACAGGGGTCCACAAGAGGATCAACGATGCGTTTCAAGTGTTTGATCACGACCTGAACAAGACGGTCGATGTCAG GGAGATCGGTGCCATTGTTCGTTCTCTGGGCTGCTTCCCCACTGAGGCAGAGCTGCTTGATATCATAGATGAG GTGGAAGAACCCAATGGATTCATCTGCTTTGAGAGGTTCCTCCCAACAATGAGTAAAATACTTATGGAGAACAA gTTCCGCCCCATACCCGAGGACACGCTGCTTAAGGCGTTTGAG gttCTTGATCAACAGAAGAAAGGACACCTGGAACCGAATGAACTGACAGAGTACATGAGACAGGGAG atGAACCTTTCACCCagttggagatggaggagatgctGTCTTCAGCGGTGGAACCTGACTCCAATCTTATCTACTACAAAGACTTTGTCAATATGATGGTGCTGGATGGGGAGAGATGA
- the cgref1 gene encoding cell growth regulator with EF hand domain protein 1 codes for MLKGVPAVPHLESLIPRLTCLCLLAHLCLGARVPGATREESGLVNPLGAGEEERRLLQSYIQAHLKEGEGSDVSTWEQAVFFLFHLYDFDRSGHIDGLEMMKLLSDYNSHAPREASSNEPIVTMVDFLLKTRDLNQDGLLAPSELLSSPLPYIQDSDDEALQQGEVAVEEKLVAPEDSLKTGGEELKKEAEEEEIQPGGEHEDNTHREKEVGHKEEVPLDQVLEDNEREQKELDELQIQKAPAPVEQGEGPQQGVLVHHGQPEM; via the exons gCGTACCAGCTGTGCCTCACCTGGAGAGCCTCATCCCACGGCTCACGTGTCTCTGCCTGCTGGCGCACCTATGCCTGGGCGCCCGGGTGCCAGGGGCTACGAG AGAGGAGTCCGGTCTGGTTAACCCCCTCGGAGCCGGGGAAGAGGAGCGCAG GTTGCTGCAGAGTTACATTCAAGCCCATCTCAAAGAGGGTGAAGGATCGGATGTCAGCACATGGGAACAAG CTGTGTTCTTCCTGTTTCATCTGTATGATTTTGATCGAAGCGGACACATCGATGGCCTAGAGATGATGAAGCTACTGTCAGACTACAATTCTCACGCACCACGTGAAGCAAGTTCTAATGAGCCG ATTGTAACCATGGTAGATTTCTTACTCAAGACGAGGGATCTGAACCAGGATGGGCTACTGGCTCCCTCTGAGCTGCTATCTTCACCCTTGCCTTACATTCAG GATTCTGACGACGAGGCTTTGCAGCAAGGGGAAGTGGCGGTCGAGGAGAAGCTGGTGGCGCCTGAAGACAGCTTGAAGACAGGAGGTGAAGAGCTgaagaaggaggcggaggaggaggagattcaGCCAGGAGGAGAGCATGAAGATAACACTCACCGGGAGAAAGAGGTCGGGCATAAGGAAGAAGTGCCCCTCGATCAGGTTTTAGAGGACAACGAAAGGGAACAGAAGGAACTTGATGAACTACAAATCCAAAAAGCCCCTGCTCCAGTGGAACAGGGCGAGGGACCACAACAAGGAGTATTAGTGCACCATGGACAACCAGAGATGTGA